In a single window of the Jatrophihabitans sp. genome:
- a CDS encoding ImmA/IrrE family metallo-endopeptidase, producing the protein MTTRVAIARPVLDWAVTRSGRDVDDLTKKFPKWHDWTDSEHGPTPAQLEQFAKYTGIPFGYLLLRKPPELGLPIADFREGHTGGWDEPSTALLAVLHQSIRRQDWYRAYAEENGLPALEIVGSADDKPISTVADDMRDRLKFQVDARTGSWGEIRKHLLRAFEALGGLTVAASMVGNNTHRPLDADEFRGFSLVDPLAPLVFVNAAQTLNGQIFTLAHEYAHVWRGTSGISAEDVRRQPSTSVEQWCNAVASEFLVPERDLRSRYGGVAALPLDRRLDRLAGVYKCGTLVVLQAIHRADLAQFRDFDAIYDAEAARLATLAEGRKPSGGDHYRNQPYRVGDRLSKALIGEAVEGRTTLAEAMRLMSMKSLSNFDEYARQLGVA; encoded by the coding sequence ATGACTACGCGGGTAGCCATCGCCCGGCCAGTCCTCGACTGGGCGGTCACACGGTCCGGTCGCGATGTTGACGACCTGACCAAGAAGTTTCCGAAGTGGCACGACTGGACCGACTCCGAGCACGGGCCGACGCCAGCCCAATTAGAACAGTTCGCCAAGTACACCGGGATCCCGTTCGGCTACCTGCTACTACGGAAGCCGCCCGAGCTTGGCCTACCGATAGCGGACTTCCGCGAAGGTCACACCGGCGGCTGGGACGAGCCGAGCACCGCCCTTCTTGCAGTGCTGCACCAAAGCATCCGACGGCAGGACTGGTACCGCGCGTACGCGGAAGAAAACGGGCTGCCCGCATTAGAAATAGTCGGCTCCGCTGATGACAAGCCAATTTCCACAGTGGCCGATGACATGCGGGACCGCCTGAAGTTCCAGGTAGACGCACGCACCGGCTCCTGGGGCGAGATTCGTAAGCATCTTCTGCGCGCGTTTGAAGCGTTGGGCGGCCTCACTGTGGCAGCGTCCATGGTGGGCAACAACACGCACCGGCCGCTGGACGCGGATGAGTTTCGCGGCTTCTCTCTCGTGGACCCGCTCGCGCCGCTTGTGTTCGTGAACGCGGCGCAGACCCTCAACGGACAGATATTCACGCTTGCTCATGAGTACGCGCACGTCTGGCGCGGCACGAGTGGAATCAGCGCCGAGGACGTGCGCAGGCAGCCCAGCACGTCCGTAGAGCAGTGGTGCAACGCTGTCGCGTCTGAATTCTTGGTGCCAGAGCGAGATTTACGCAGCCGCTACGGCGGCGTGGCCGCGTTGCCGTTGGACCGTCGTTTAGACCGCCTAGCCGGGGTCTACAAGTGCGGGACGCTCGTTGTACTGCAAGCGATCCACCGGGCCGACCTTGCCCAGTTCCGAGACTTCGACGCGATTTACGACGCCGAGGCCGCGCGCCTGGCCACTCTTGCCGAGGGCCGTAAGCCCTCCGGCGGCGATCACTACCGAAATCAGCCTTACCGCGTCGGAGACCGGTTGTCCAAGGCTTTGATAGGCGAAGCCGTTGAGGGCCGTACCACGCTGGCCGAGGCCATGCGACTCATGAGCATGAAGTCGCTGAGTAACTTCGATGAGTACGCGCGCCAGCTCGGCGTCGCGTGA
- a CDS encoding ABC transporter ATP-binding protein, whose amino-acid sequence MSALTVRQVHSSYGSTPVLKGIDLDIADGGTTAIVGPSGCGKTTLLRVIAGFERPHPGSVLIGDRQVCGDGVWVPPHRRGLGYVAQDGALFPHLTVAQNIAFGLPRNERRSRARITELLELVSLDPDFADRRPDQLSGGQQQRVSLARAVAPRPGLVLLDEPFSALDAGLRASTRAAVAEALAEQGVTTLLVTHDQSEALSFADQVGVMSAGRLTQVGPPRQIYEAPVDLATAAFVGDAVTLAGVRAGSKVECALGSVLVQPAAADYADGAGTVLLRPEQIELTDSSAGGDDEAVLGVVEDVDYYGHDTMLRIRLDEPRASVISLRHTGTAAPAAGAKVALRVRGTARWFPAAD is encoded by the coding sequence GTGAGCGCGCTCACGGTTCGCCAGGTCCACAGCTCCTACGGCTCGACGCCGGTTCTCAAGGGCATCGACCTCGACATCGCCGACGGCGGCACCACCGCGATCGTCGGGCCGTCCGGATGCGGCAAGACGACGCTGCTGCGGGTGATCGCCGGCTTCGAGCGCCCCCACCCGGGCTCGGTGCTCATCGGTGACCGGCAGGTCTGCGGCGACGGCGTCTGGGTGCCCCCGCACCGGCGTGGCCTCGGCTACGTCGCGCAGGACGGGGCGCTGTTCCCCCACCTGACGGTGGCGCAGAACATCGCTTTCGGCCTGCCCCGCAACGAGCGCCGGTCGCGGGCCAGGATCACCGAGCTGCTCGAATTGGTCAGCCTCGACCCGGACTTCGCCGACCGCAGGCCCGATCAGCTGTCCGGCGGCCAGCAGCAGCGGGTGTCGTTGGCGCGGGCGGTGGCGCCGCGACCGGGCCTGGTGCTGCTGGACGAGCCGTTCAGCGCGCTGGACGCCGGGCTGCGCGCCAGCACCCGGGCCGCGGTGGCCGAGGCGCTGGCCGAGCAGGGGGTCACCACGCTGCTGGTCACCCACGACCAGTCCGAGGCGCTGTCCTTCGCCGATCAGGTGGGCGTGATGAGCGCCGGCCGGCTGACCCAGGTCGGGCCGCCGCGCCAGATCTACGAGGCGCCGGTGGACCTGGCCACGGCCGCCTTCGTCGGTGACGCGGTCACCCTGGCGGGCGTGCGGGCCGGCTCGAAGGTCGAGTGCGCGCTGGGCAGCGTGCTGGTCCAGCCGGCGGCAGCCGACTACGCAGACGGCGCCGGCACCGTGCTGCTGCGGCCGGAGCAGATCGAGCTCACCGACTCGTCGGCGGGCGGTGATGACGAGGCAGTCCTGGGCGTGGTCGAGGACGTCGACTACTACGGCCACGACACGATGCTGCGGATCAGGCTGGACGAGCCACGCGCCAGCGTGATCAGCCTGCGGCACACCGGCACGGCCGCGCCCGCTGCCGGCGCCAAGGTGGCACTGCGGGTGCGAGGCACGGCGCGCTGGTTCCCCGCCGCTGACTGA
- a CDS encoding iron ABC transporter permease yields the protein MPTALSRPYAATADQQRPGLPVRGRGGRGGRGRPGLLSVRGPRGRRRAPVGVLIAAFVVAAVSLIPLGYVLAQTVATGWDQAYALIVRPRVGELLRHTAALVATTVTGSVLIGVAAAWLVERTDLPLRRLWAVLFAMPLAIPAFVTSYGWVSLYPSIEGLSGATLITTFAYFPFVYLPVAAVLRRLDPALEESARSLGHSSARVLVRVVLPQLRTAVLGGALLVGLHLLAEYGALQMIRYSTFTTAIMEQHESTFNGAAATMLATVLVSLCLLLLTLDVLLRGRGRYSRLGSGAARPAPRTRLGRAGPLALLASAVVCGAAIGVPFVSVGRWLVLGGGDLWTAPELLPALLSTLILGLYAAALTTAVALPVAWLAVRHRGWGSTLMERCTYLASAMPGIVVALAFVTVAIRYARPIYQSTLLIVVAYALLFLPRAMVSLRAGIEQAPPELEEAAKALGSSPLRLFGRVTLPLIAPALAAGAALVFMAVVTELTATLLLAPTGTRTLATQFWSFSSEIDYAAAAPYAMLMIVLSLPVSWFLLVQSHRMAGR from the coding sequence GTGCCCACCGCCCTTTCCCGACCCTACGCCGCGACCGCGGATCAGCAGCGCCCTGGCCTGCCGGTCCGCGGTCGCGGCGGTCGCGGCGGTCGGGGCCGGCCGGGCCTGCTGAGCGTGCGGGGGCCGCGTGGCAGGCGCCGAGCCCCGGTCGGGGTGCTGATCGCGGCGTTCGTGGTGGCGGCGGTGTCGCTGATCCCGCTCGGCTACGTCCTGGCGCAGACCGTGGCCACCGGGTGGGACCAGGCCTACGCGCTGATCGTCCGGCCCCGGGTCGGCGAGCTGCTGCGGCACACCGCGGCGCTGGTGGCCACCACCGTCACCGGCAGCGTGCTGATCGGGGTGGCCGCCGCCTGGTTGGTCGAGCGGACCGACCTGCCGCTGCGCCGGCTGTGGGCCGTGCTGTTCGCGATGCCGCTGGCCATCCCGGCCTTCGTCACCAGCTACGGCTGGGTGTCGCTGTACCCCTCGATCGAGGGGTTGAGCGGCGCGACCCTGATCACCACGTTCGCCTACTTCCCGTTCGTGTACCTGCCGGTCGCGGCGGTGCTGCGGCGGCTGGACCCGGCGCTGGAGGAGTCGGCCCGCTCGCTGGGGCACTCCTCGGCGCGGGTGCTGGTTCGAGTGGTGCTGCCGCAGTTGCGCACCGCCGTCCTCGGTGGCGCGCTGCTGGTGGGGCTGCACCTGCTGGCCGAGTACGGCGCGCTGCAAATGATTCGCTACTCCACTTTCACGACCGCGATCATGGAGCAGCACGAGTCCACCTTCAACGGCGCCGCGGCCACCATGCTGGCCACCGTGCTGGTCAGCCTGTGCCTGCTGCTGCTGACCCTGGACGTGCTGTTGCGCGGCCGGGGCCGCTACTCGCGGCTGGGCTCGGGCGCGGCGCGGCCGGCTCCGCGGACCCGGCTGGGCCGAGCGGGGCCGCTGGCCCTGCTGGCCTCGGCGGTGGTCTGCGGCGCGGCCATCGGGGTGCCGTTCGTGAGCGTCGGACGCTGGCTGGTGCTCGGCGGCGGCGATCTCTGGACTGCCCCGGAACTGCTGCCGGCCCTGCTCAGCACGCTCATCCTGGGCCTGTACGCCGCGGCGCTGACGACGGCGGTCGCGCTGCCGGTGGCCTGGCTGGCGGTGCGCCACCGAGGCTGGGGATCGACCCTGATGGAGCGCTGCACCTACCTCGCCAGCGCGATGCCCGGCATCGTCGTGGCGCTGGCCTTCGTGACCGTGGCGATCCGCTATGCCCGGCCGATCTACCAGAGCACCCTGCTGATCGTGGTGGCCTACGCGCTGCTGTTCCTGCCCCGGGCGATGGTCAGCCTGCGGGCCGGCATCGAGCAGGCGCCGCCCGAGCTCGAAGAGGCGGCCAAGGCGCTGGGCAGCTCGCCGCTGCGGTTGTTCGGCCGGGTCACCCTGCCGCTGATCGCGCCGGCCCTGGCGGCCGGCGCGGCACTGGTGTTCATGGCCGTGGTCACCGAGTTGACCGCGACGCTGCTGCTGGCGCCGACCGGCACCCGCACGCTGGCCACCCAGTTCTGGTCGTTCAGCTCGGAGATCGACTATGCCGCCGCCGCGCCGTACGCGATGCTGATGATCGTGCTCTCCCTTCCGGTGTCGTGGTTCCTGCTGGTCCAGTCGCACCGGATGGCCGGCCGGTGA